GGAAAAAGTGGATTTTATGCATGTCAGCCTGCATATCCTGGAACGGGAGAAGATGAGAGGCGTCGGCCGTTTTATCGATACCTATATGATGCTGAAAAACGCCGGGTTCAACATTTTCGTTTCGTACCTGATGTATCCTCCTCTGATGAAGCGGTTCCCAAAGGACTACGAAGATTTTAAGTCCCGGGGAGTGATCCTCCGTCCCAAGGTTTATTGGGGCGATTATTACGGGGTGCTCGACGCGAAAGTTAAACGGCCCTGCAATAACCGGATATTGAAGTATCTGGGGCGGGCGTATCCAGATGCGTATTCCGCGGAACAGGTGCGGTTTATCAGGGAATATATTGACCGCAGCGCGCGTGACGAGGCGCAGAGGTACGGGAATACGGTGCCCCTGAGAGAAAGGACCGTGGACCTGGCCTTGGACAAACATTGGGTCTCCGGAATACCGTCTTATGCGGGCAAGAGGTGCTCGGCTGGCAGAAAGATGGTGAGGATGGAGAAGGACGGCGAGGTTTATCGGTGCATCGATGAGAAGCGGTACCATCTGGGGAATATGTTCCGCGGCCCCTTGGAATTCTTA
The sequence above is a segment of the Candidatus Omnitrophota bacterium genome. Coding sequences within it:
- a CDS encoding radical SAM protein, yielding MIPYDVEVDWLITEVCNFDCPFCWLQKRPKSDRYLGRKDTQELLEGFNNKGVTWLVHMTGGEPFFFPNFLELCRGLTERHYISINTNLSHKNVLRFAETVDPEKVDFMHVSLHILEREKMRGVGRFIDTYMMLKNAGFNIFVSYLMYPPLMKRFPKDYEDFKSRGVILRPKVYWGDYYGVLDAKVKRPCNNRILKYLGRAYPDAYSAEQVRFIREYIDRSARDEAQRYGNTVPLRERTVDLALDKHWVSGIPSYAGKRCSAGRKMVRMEKDGEVYRCIDEKRYHLGNMFRGPLEFLKEDLVCGAPLCSCPYVGLRYANNESKDERYPL